The following proteins come from a genomic window of Streptomyces sp. ALI-76-A:
- the htpG gene encoding molecular chaperone HtpG — protein sequence MPAETFEFQVQARQLLQLMIHSVYSNKDVFLRELVSNASDALDKLRLEALRDDTLDSDTSDLHIAIEVDKDARTLTVRDNGIGMSYEEVGRLIGTIANSGTAEFLRELREAKDAAGAEGLIGQFGVGFYSGFMVADEMTLVTRRAGETQGTRWSSRGEGTYTLDTVEDAPQGTAVTLHLKPADPENQLHDYVSPWKIREIVKRYSDFITWPIRMVPDKGEGDSEPEPETLNSMKALWARSREEVSDEEYHELYKHISHDWRAPLETVRFQAEGTFEYQALLFLPEHAPHDLFTEGHRRGLQLYVKRVLIMDDCEALLPPYLRFVKGVVDAQDLSLNVSREILQQDRHIRMIQRRLTKKVLSSLKSMRAADAQRYAGFWREFGAVLKEGLVTDADNREAILDVASFASTHDEEPTTLQQYVERMKDGQDDIYFMTGESRQAVESSPHLEAFRARGIEVLLLSDPVDEVWADAVGEFQGKRLRSVAKGEAGLGAEDGDSAEGEREQRNEEYAGLLGWMKEQLEEDVKDVRLSSRLTVSPACVVSDDHDLTPALENMYRAMGQEVPRSKRILELNPDHQLVKGLNQAYKQSEDRTGLVGTAELLHGLAVLAEGGRPKDPGAFVKLVADRLERAL from the coding sequence ATGCCGGCCGAAACGTTTGAGTTCCAGGTGCAGGCCCGTCAGCTGCTTCAGTTGATGATCCACTCCGTCTACTCGAACAAGGACGTCTTCCTGCGCGAGCTCGTCTCCAACGCCTCCGACGCGCTGGACAAGCTGCGCCTCGAGGCCTTGCGCGACGACACGCTCGACTCCGACACCTCCGACCTGCACATCGCGATCGAGGTGGACAAGGACGCCCGTACGCTCACCGTGCGGGACAACGGCATCGGGATGTCGTACGAGGAGGTCGGGCGGCTGATCGGCACCATCGCCAACTCGGGCACGGCCGAGTTCCTTCGGGAGCTGCGGGAGGCGAAGGACGCGGCCGGAGCCGAGGGGCTCATCGGCCAGTTCGGTGTCGGTTTCTACTCCGGCTTCATGGTGGCCGACGAGATGACGCTGGTGACCCGCCGGGCCGGCGAGACCCAGGGCACGCGCTGGAGTTCGCGCGGCGAGGGCACGTACACCCTGGACACGGTGGAGGACGCCCCGCAGGGCACCGCCGTCACGCTCCACCTCAAGCCGGCCGACCCCGAGAACCAGCTCCACGACTACGTCTCTCCCTGGAAGATCAGGGAGATCGTCAAGCGGTACTCCGACTTCATCACCTGGCCGATCCGGATGGTCCCGGACAAGGGCGAGGGCGACTCCGAGCCCGAGCCCGAGACGCTGAACTCGATGAAGGCGCTGTGGGCGCGCTCGCGCGAGGAGGTCTCCGACGAGGAGTACCACGAGCTGTACAAGCACATCAGCCACGACTGGCGCGCCCCGCTGGAGACCGTCCGGTTCCAGGCGGAGGGCACGTTCGAGTACCAGGCCCTGCTGTTCCTTCCGGAGCACGCCCCGCACGACCTGTTCACCGAGGGCCACCGGCGCGGCCTCCAGCTCTACGTCAAGCGCGTTCTGATCATGGACGACTGCGAGGCGCTGCTGCCGCCGTACCTGCGGTTCGTCAAGGGCGTCGTCGACGCCCAGGACCTCTCGCTCAACGTCTCCCGCGAGATCCTCCAGCAGGACCGCCACATCCGGATGATCCAGCGGCGGCTGACGAAGAAGGTCCTGTCCTCCCTCAAGAGCATGAGGGCGGCCGACGCACAGCGGTACGCGGGTTTCTGGCGGGAGTTCGGAGCGGTCCTCAAGGAGGGCCTGGTCACCGACGCCGACAACCGGGAGGCCATCCTCGACGTCGCGTCCTTCGCGAGCACCCACGACGAGGAGCCGACGACGCTCCAGCAGTACGTGGAGCGTATGAAGGACGGCCAGGACGACATCTACTTCATGACGGGCGAGTCCCGCCAGGCCGTCGAGAGCTCCCCGCACCTGGAGGCGTTCCGGGCCCGGGGCATCGAGGTTCTGCTGCTGAGCGACCCCGTCGACGAGGTGTGGGCCGATGCCGTGGGCGAGTTCCAGGGCAAGCGGCTGCGGTCGGTCGCCAAGGGCGAGGCCGGTCTCGGGGCCGAGGACGGCGACAGCGCCGAGGGCGAACGGGAGCAGCGGAACGAGGAGTACGCCGGGCTGCTCGGCTGGATGAAGGAACAGCTGGAGGAGGACGTCAAGGACGTGCGGCTGTCGTCCCGGCTCACGGTCTCCCCGGCCTGCGTCGTCTCCGACGACCACGACCTCACGCCGGCGCTGGAGAACATGTACCGGGCGATGGGGCAGGAGGTGCCGCGGAGCAAGCGCATCCTCGAACTCAACCCGGACCACCAGCTGGTGAAGGGCCTCAACCAGGCGTACAAGCAGAGTGAGGACCGCACCGGCCTGGTGGGGACCGCCGAGCTGCTCCACGGCCTGGCGGTGCTGGCCGAGGGCGGCCGCCCCAAGGACCCCGGCGCGTTCGTGAAGCTGGTGGCGGACCGGCTGGAACGCGCGCTGTAG
- a CDS encoding helix-turn-helix domain-containing protein — MDARTEALQDVGKDPRLDRDMSNCSIARTLEVVGEKWTILILREVWYGSSRFSDFERVLGCPRNLLAARLRMLVEEGILATETYKEPGSRSRPKYVITPKGMDLVPAVMGLLQWGDRYRADPEGPAVLARHRGCGAHVDTQIRCERGHAVRAEDIESVPGPAFRRRPAE, encoded by the coding sequence ATGGATGCGAGGACCGAAGCTCTTCAGGACGTCGGCAAGGACCCCCGACTCGACCGGGACATGTCGAACTGTTCGATCGCCCGGACCCTTGAGGTCGTGGGGGAGAAGTGGACGATCCTGATCCTGCGCGAGGTCTGGTACGGCTCGTCCCGCTTCAGCGACTTCGAACGCGTTCTCGGTTGTCCTCGCAATCTTCTCGCGGCGCGGCTGCGGATGCTGGTGGAGGAGGGGATACTCGCCACGGAGACCTACAAGGAGCCGGGCTCGCGGAGCCGGCCGAAGTACGTGATCACGCCCAAGGGCATGGATCTGGTCCCGGCCGTGATGGGGCTCCTGCAGTGGGGTGACCGCTACCGCGCCGACCCGGAGGGCCCGGCCGTACTGGCGCGGCACCGCGGATGCGGCGCGCACGTCGACACCCAGATCCGCTGCGAACGGGGCCACGCGGTGCGGGCGGAGGACATCGAGAGCGTTCCCGGCCCCGCCTTTCGCAGGAGGCCCGCGGAGTGA
- a CDS encoding ABC transporter ATP-binding protein: protein MMPAVSAADIAPTAYAWQIQATGLKVRVGRNRMAVDGLDLSLGTGVHGLLGPNGAGKTTLIRALATVLRPAEGTLELLGESVGGMGEHRALRRRIGYLPQEFGYYKRFTVREFVEYMAWLKEVPKADIPGAVQRAVERVGLADRADERMKALSGGMVRRVGIAQAIVNDPSVLLLDEPTVGLDPAQRLRFRELLQELGTDTCVLVSTHLVEDVAAACTDVVLFAEGRLVFQGTPDQLAAAGGPEHVGDSPLERGYSALLLNPEQERGTW from the coding sequence ATGATGCCCGCGGTGAGCGCGGCCGACATCGCGCCGACGGCCTACGCCTGGCAGATCCAGGCAACCGGGCTGAAGGTCAGGGTCGGCAGGAACCGGATGGCCGTCGACGGGCTAGACCTGTCGCTGGGCACCGGTGTACACGGTCTGCTGGGCCCCAACGGGGCCGGCAAGACCACTCTCATCCGGGCCCTCGCCACTGTGCTGCGCCCTGCTGAGGGCACCCTGGAACTGCTCGGGGAGTCGGTGGGCGGGATGGGCGAGCACCGTGCGCTGCGCCGCCGGATCGGCTACCTGCCGCAGGAGTTCGGCTACTACAAGCGCTTCACGGTGCGCGAGTTCGTCGAGTACATGGCGTGGCTGAAGGAGGTGCCGAAGGCGGACATCCCCGGGGCCGTGCAGCGCGCCGTGGAGCGGGTCGGCCTGGCGGACCGCGCCGACGAGCGGATGAAGGCCCTGTCGGGCGGCATGGTGCGGCGGGTCGGCATCGCCCAGGCCATCGTCAACGACCCGTCGGTCCTGCTGCTGGACGAGCCGACAGTCGGCCTGGACCCGGCACAGCGGCTGCGATTTCGCGAGTTGCTCCAGGAGTTGGGTACGGACACCTGCGTCCTCGTCTCGACCCATCTGGTCGAGGACGTCGCCGCCGCCTGCACCGACGTGGTGCTCTTCGCCGAGGGCCGGCTGGTCTTCCAGGGCACCCCGGACCAACTGGCCGCGGCGGGCGGCCCCGAGCACGTGGGCGACAGTCCGCTGGAGCGCGGCTACTCGGCGCTGCTGCTCAACCCCGAGCAGGAGAGGGGCACGTGGTGA
- a CDS encoding helix-turn-helix domain-containing protein, with the protein MEWLEASTENCPVQRTLDVIGEKWTLLILRDAVNGVRRFDDFHRHIGLSEAVLSDRLRKLTAAGVLKTVPYQEPGSRPRNEYRLTRKGWDLWPVLMALSQWGEAYALGPEGPVLDVRHTECGAPLRVVVECSAEHAALTPRDVTARPGPGARLRT; encoded by the coding sequence ATGGAGTGGCTTGAGGCGAGCACGGAGAACTGCCCGGTCCAGCGCACGCTCGACGTGATCGGGGAGAAATGGACGCTGCTGATCCTGCGTGACGCCGTCAACGGCGTCCGCCGCTTCGACGATTTCCACCGCCACATCGGCCTGTCGGAGGCCGTCCTCAGCGACCGCCTCCGCAAGCTGACCGCGGCGGGCGTCCTGAAGACCGTCCCCTACCAGGAACCCGGCAGCCGCCCCCGCAACGAGTACCGCCTGACGCGCAAGGGCTGGGACCTGTGGCCCGTCCTGATGGCCCTCAGCCAGTGGGGCGAGGCGTACGCCCTCGGCCCGGAGGGCCCGGTGCTGGACGTTCGCCACACCGAGTGCGGCGCTCCGCTCCGTGTCGTCGTCGAGTGCTCAGCGGAGCACGCCGCACTCACCCCCAGAGACGTCACCGCCCGGCCGGGACCCGGCGCCCGCCTCCGGACGTGA
- a CDS encoding zf-HC2 domain-containing protein, producing MSVAHASMRIIDGYARGDTDIAADEVWALEAHLETCPVCRDRLSAAVAARAPAAAALVDTVWSGLGPHLAAAATMPRRRRWSAPSARWLTPTMMPWLAMVVSVTLLALLLDLADTGSGSGSGEVSLVLLLAPVLPVLGVAASWSRGLDPAYELTASAPRAGLYLVLRRTASVLAVVVPALLVGGYVTGTTGVTAVQWLLPCLAFTSTALALGGVIGVTRAAVALVAVWAAVVVAPTVAARRTTFALQPDGLPVWGLVLALGIGVLIARRGAYSVLGAHR from the coding sequence ATGAGCGTGGCACACGCGTCGATGCGGATCATCGACGGTTATGCGCGCGGCGACACGGACATCGCCGCCGACGAGGTGTGGGCCCTGGAGGCCCACTTGGAGACGTGCCCGGTGTGCCGTGACCGGCTGTCGGCCGCGGTCGCGGCACGGGCGCCCGCCGCGGCGGCGCTGGTCGACACCGTGTGGTCCGGCCTCGGCCCCCACCTGGCCGCCGCCGCCACGATGCCGCGCCGACGGCGCTGGTCGGCGCCGTCGGCGAGGTGGCTGACGCCCACGATGATGCCGTGGCTGGCCATGGTTGTGAGCGTGACACTGCTCGCGCTGCTGCTCGACCTGGCCGACACGGGTTCCGGGTCCGGTTCCGGCGAGGTGTCGCTGGTGCTGCTGCTCGCCCCGGTCCTGCCCGTGCTCGGGGTCGCGGCGTCCTGGTCACGCGGCCTGGACCCGGCGTACGAGCTGACGGCCTCCGCGCCGAGGGCGGGGCTGTACCTGGTGCTGCGGCGCACCGCGTCCGTGCTCGCGGTGGTCGTCCCCGCGCTGCTGGTGGGCGGATACGTGACGGGGACGACGGGGGTGACGGCCGTGCAGTGGCTGCTGCCCTGTCTGGCCTTCACCTCGACGGCCCTGGCACTCGGCGGTGTCATCGGCGTGACCCGTGCCGCCGTCGCCCTGGTGGCCGTCTGGGCGGCCGTCGTGGTGGCGCCGACCGTGGCCGCCCGGCGAACGACCTTCGCCCTGCAGCCGGACGGCCTGCCTGTGTGGGGGCTGGTCCTCGCGCTCGGCATCGGCGTGCTGATCGCCCGCAGGGGCGCGTACTCCGTGCTGGGAGCCCACCGTTGA
- a CDS encoding NADP-dependent oxidoreductase: MKAFVVDTYGKDGARAAEVSEPTVGDRDVLVRVSAASVNPLDKMVRNGEFKQLLKYRRPFVLGHDLAGVVTRVGSAVHGFDVGDEVYARPRDLRIGGFAEFIAIDMDDVAPKPASLTLGEAAAVPLVALAAWQILVDRAHVRPGQKVLVHAGAGGLGSTVIQLAKHLGATVATTTSTDTEKLVRSLGADVVVDYTKEDFSNVLSGYDLVLDSLGGANLEKSLTVLKPGGLAISVVGPPDAGFAKQLGAPSFMGVVMNALSRKVRKRAKALGVRYQFFFMQADGSQLRELGSLYDSGQLHPVLDRTFPFDQTLDAMAYVEQGRTRAGKVVVSMAPEND, from the coding sequence ATGAAGGCGTTCGTCGTGGACACGTACGGCAAAGACGGCGCGCGCGCCGCAGAGGTATCCGAGCCCACCGTCGGAGACCGTGACGTCCTGGTCAGAGTGAGCGCCGCCAGTGTCAATCCGCTGGACAAGATGGTCCGCAACGGGGAGTTCAAGCAGCTCCTGAAGTACCGGCGCCCGTTCGTGCTCGGCCACGACCTGGCCGGCGTGGTGACCCGGGTCGGTTCCGCCGTACACGGCTTCGACGTCGGCGACGAGGTCTACGCCCGTCCGCGCGACCTGCGGATCGGAGGCTTCGCGGAGTTCATCGCGATCGACATGGACGACGTCGCGCCCAAGCCCGCCTCGCTCACCCTCGGGGAAGCAGCCGCGGTGCCACTGGTGGCTCTGGCCGCCTGGCAGATCCTCGTCGACCGCGCCCACGTGAGGCCGGGTCAGAAGGTCCTCGTCCACGCCGGCGCCGGCGGCCTCGGTTCGACGGTCATCCAGCTCGCCAAGCACCTCGGCGCCACCGTGGCGACGACCACGAGCACCGACACCGAGAAGTTGGTCAGGAGCCTCGGCGCCGACGTCGTCGTGGACTACACCAAGGAAGACTTCTCGAACGTGCTGTCCGGCTACGACCTGGTGCTGGACTCCCTGGGCGGGGCGAACCTCGAGAAGTCGCTGACCGTGCTGAAGCCCGGCGGCCTGGCCATCAGCGTCGTCGGCCCGCCGGACGCCGGGTTCGCCAAGCAGCTCGGCGCCCCCTCGTTCATGGGTGTGGTCATGAACGCGCTCAGCCGCAAGGTCCGCAAGCGGGCCAAGGCCCTGGGCGTGCGCTACCAGTTCTTCTTCATGCAGGCCGACGGATCCCAGCTACGCGAGCTGGGCTCCCTCTACGACAGCGGGCAGCTCCACCCGGTCCTCGACAGGACGTTCCCCTTCGACCAGACCCTCGATGCGATGGCGTACGTCGAGCAGGGCCGCACCAGGGCCGGCAAGGTCGTGGTCTCGATGGCGCCCGAGAACGACTGA
- a CDS encoding PaaI family thioesterase, giving the protein MGRTRTYQWEDPAILAEAAGRMAGIDFLRELQAGRLPGPPINHSIDFALDEVEPGRAVFSLTPGEEHYNPIGSVHGGIFATLLDSAAGCAVQSTLPRGMAYTSLDLTVKFLRRITVETGTVRAIGTIVNKGRRTALAQAQLIDAKDRLLAHATSSCLLFPVPPPQA; this is encoded by the coding sequence GTGGGACGAACACGTACGTATCAATGGGAAGATCCCGCGATCCTGGCGGAGGCCGCCGGACGCATGGCCGGCATCGACTTCCTGCGCGAGTTGCAGGCGGGGCGGCTGCCGGGACCGCCCATCAACCACTCCATCGACTTCGCCCTGGACGAGGTGGAGCCCGGCAGGGCGGTCTTCTCCCTGACGCCGGGGGAGGAGCACTACAACCCGATCGGCAGCGTGCACGGCGGCATCTTCGCCACCCTGCTCGACTCGGCGGCGGGCTGCGCCGTCCAGTCCACCCTTCCGCGAGGCATGGCGTACACGTCACTCGACCTGACGGTGAAGTTCCTGCGCCGGATCACCGTGGAGACGGGCACGGTGCGCGCCATCGGCACGATCGTCAACAAGGGCCGCCGAACCGCGCTGGCGCAAGCGCAGTTGATCGACGCGAAAGACCGTCTGCTCGCCCACGCCACCAGTAGCTGCCTGCTCTTCCCGGTGCCTCCCCCGCAGGCGTGA
- a CDS encoding RNA polymerase sigma factor, whose translation MRSVRKAPGELDEEGLVRLVARGDRAAFEELYRRTAPWMAVRLRRRCADEQIVAEVMQETYLAVWRAAGAFAGTAAGGTAVGWLWTIAARRLVDAFRRRAHHAEPPPAAAARPVMPAAEEEALAATVDGDVGDALRRLAPELRQVLQAMVLDGLSVRETAVLLGLPEGTVKTRARRARIAMREALA comes from the coding sequence GTGAGATCAGTGAGGAAGGCACCGGGTGAGCTGGACGAGGAGGGCCTCGTCCGGCTGGTCGCCAGGGGCGACCGTGCCGCGTTCGAGGAGCTGTACCGGCGCACCGCGCCGTGGATGGCGGTACGGCTGCGCCGCCGCTGCGCGGACGAGCAGATCGTCGCCGAGGTCATGCAGGAGACGTACCTGGCGGTGTGGCGTGCGGCGGGCGCGTTCGCCGGGACGGCGGCCGGGGGGACGGCCGTCGGCTGGCTGTGGACGATCGCGGCGCGCCGCCTGGTCGACGCGTTCCGGCGCAGGGCCCACCACGCGGAGCCGCCACCCGCGGCCGCCGCGCGGCCCGTGATGCCCGCCGCCGAGGAGGAGGCGCTCGCGGCGACCGTCGACGGCGACGTCGGGGACGCGCTGCGACGCCTCGCGCCGGAGCTCAGACAGGTACTGCAGGCCATGGTGCTCGACGGGCTGTCCGTCCGGGAGACCGCCGTCCTGCTCGGACTGCCCGAGGGCACGGTCAAGACCCGTGCCCGCCGGGCCCGGATCGCGATGCGGGAGGCGCTGGCATGA
- a CDS encoding enoyl-CoA hydratase/isomerase family protein, whose product MTDTAAAEVLADVHRGVGRITLNRPRALNALTTDMVAAVDRTLAEWEHAPLSAVVLAGSTTKAFCAGGDIRAIREHSLAGDTEASERFFATEYRLNARIAEYPVPVVSLIDGLCMGGGLGLSVHGSFRVVTERAVLAMPETGIGFFPDVGASYFLPRLPGAIGMYLGLTGHRLDAADALYTGLATHFVPADGIDAVGEALAANPGDPVDVVLNGLAGRSPVADSRLAEVRGDVDRAFGAPTLGEIEKRLRHLETPWAATALAALESASPQSLEITHALLARGRQRTLRECLGAELALTRTTIRTPDFLEGVRAALVDKDRTPTWQQASSGGQALPT is encoded by the coding sequence ATGACTGACACCGCCGCGGCCGAGGTTCTCGCCGACGTCCACCGGGGCGTCGGCCGGATCACGCTGAACCGGCCCAGGGCGCTCAACGCCCTGACGACGGACATGGTCGCCGCCGTCGACCGTACGCTCGCCGAGTGGGAGCACGCACCGCTGTCCGCCGTGGTGCTCGCCGGCTCCACCACGAAGGCGTTCTGCGCCGGCGGAGACATCCGCGCGATCCGCGAGCACAGCCTCGCCGGGGACACCGAGGCCAGTGAGCGGTTCTTCGCCACCGAGTACCGGCTGAACGCCCGGATCGCCGAGTACCCCGTCCCGGTCGTGTCGCTCATCGACGGCCTGTGCATGGGCGGCGGTCTCGGCCTGTCCGTCCACGGCAGCTTCCGCGTCGTCACCGAGCGCGCGGTGCTGGCCATGCCCGAGACCGGGATCGGGTTCTTCCCGGACGTCGGAGCCAGCTACTTCCTGCCGCGGCTGCCCGGCGCGATCGGCATGTACCTCGGGCTGACCGGGCACCGGCTCGACGCGGCCGACGCCCTGTACACGGGACTGGCCACGCACTTCGTCCCGGCGGACGGGATCGACGCGGTCGGGGAGGCCCTGGCCGCCAACCCCGGTGACCCGGTGGACGTGGTCCTGAACGGGCTCGCGGGCCGTTCCCCGGTGGCGGACAGCAGGTTGGCGGAGGTGCGCGGGGACGTGGACCGGGCGTTCGGCGCGCCGACCCTCGGCGAGATCGAGAAGCGCCTGCGCCACCTCGAAACCCCCTGGGCGGCAACCGCGCTGGCCGCCCTGGAGTCCGCCTCGCCGCAGAGCCTGGAGATCACGCACGCCCTGCTGGCCCGAGGCAGGCAGCGCACGTTGCGCGAGTGCCTGGGCGCCGAACTCGCCCTCACGCGTACGACCATCCGCACGCCGGACTTCCTGGAGGGCGTCCGCGCGGCCCTGGTCGACAAGGACCGCACTCCGACCTGGCAGCAGGCGTCGTCCGGCGGACAGGCGCTGCCGACCTGA
- a CDS encoding endonuclease/exonuclease/phosphatase family protein, protein MVLRRGTRLLGGAMAVVCLLFIGPSASSGALFVRSLHTESVRDVVPNRVMTWNLCNPCEQSHVDRAAEIARYAPQVIGVQEACVRDVERIRGYLRSLYGLVYHVEYGPVLRNWSRCGGAPWKPGGYGQAILSAAPMTDRVTVEYPDGGSEDRGYMAVTTRVGGQPVRLFNTHLAERRQEAVRAGQARVLAAEVARHERAIVIGDFNAVPAAPELTPMWALATDTDPGCHPSSTGACETTTDWHSKFDYVFLRGIGPLTHRVEHTPYSDHDLVIAELDMT, encoded by the coding sequence ATGGTGCTCAGAAGGGGCACGCGGTTGCTCGGCGGTGCCATGGCCGTGGTCTGCCTCCTGTTCATCGGCCCGAGCGCGTCGAGCGGTGCCCTCTTCGTCAGGTCGCTGCACACCGAATCCGTCAGGGACGTCGTACCGAACCGGGTCATGACCTGGAACCTCTGCAACCCCTGCGAGCAGAGCCACGTGGACCGGGCGGCGGAGATCGCCAGATACGCGCCCCAGGTCATCGGCGTACAGGAAGCGTGTGTGCGGGACGTCGAGAGGATCCGGGGTTACCTGAGGAGCCTCTACGGACTGGTGTACCACGTCGAGTACGGACCGGTTCTCCGGAACTGGAGCCGCTGCGGCGGGGCACCGTGGAAGCCGGGAGGCTACGGCCAGGCGATCCTCTCGGCGGCACCGATGACAGACCGCGTCACCGTGGAGTACCCCGACGGCGGATCCGAGGACCGTGGGTACATGGCGGTCACCACCAGGGTGGGTGGCCAGCCCGTCCGCCTTTTCAACACGCACCTTGCCGAACGACGTCAGGAAGCAGTCCGAGCCGGCCAGGCCAGGGTGCTCGCCGCAGAGGTCGCCCGGCATGAACGCGCGATCGTCATCGGCGACTTCAACGCCGTTCCGGCCGCTCCCGAACTCACTCCGATGTGGGCGCTGGCCACGGACACGGACCCCGGGTGTCATCCCTCGTCCACCGGCGCGTGTGAGACGACCACCGACTGGCACAGCAAGTTCGACTATGTCTTCCTGCGCGGCATCGGCCCGCTCACGCACCGCGTGGAGCACACCCCGTACTCGGACCACGATCTGGTGATCGCCGAACTGGACATGACCTGA